GCTTTGCCAGTGTCCAATACCAATTTAAAACCACCAACCCCATCATCTTCTAAACTAGCCGTTACATCTAAGCCAGATGCATTAATCTTGTCACGCATATCTTCAATGGTATCAGTGGCTGTCACGGCAATCGCAGCACTATCACTACCCACGTTCAACGTAATTTGACCGTTAGAGTTCATCGTTTCGCCAGCTGTAAAGCCTGTTTGCACCGTTGTTTGAGTAGATGAGAAGCCTAAACGCGATAAGCCTGCACCATCATGATTAAGTCCATCATCATCAGCAATGACTATTTGCATTACACTATCATCGCCAAATTTTTCAGAATTAAATACTAAATGAGTACCATTGTCACCAGTAACCATTGTAGCGGTAATGCCCAACTTAGCAGTTTCTGATGCCTCATTAATTTTCGACTGAATCTCGGCTAAGGTGTCAGTATCAGATATTGAAAGGGTGACATTATCACCGTTCGCATAACCAATCGTAATATCGCCTTTTCCAAAAGCGACTGATGGGTCGAATGCTTGGGTAGTAATTTTTTGTGACTTTGCAATTCTATCCACTCTTACATCATAATCTGCTGGCAGGGCCGCAGAACCTGCTGTAGCAGTAAAATTTGTAGAATCTGAAGTTACTTTACGCTTGCTAAAAGTCGTCGACAATTTTAAATCAAACAGATTCGCTTCTAAGTCCGAAGTTGCGCTCTTAAGCTTGCCAATGCCAGAAATTTGCTCGGTGAATTTGACTTGGCTAGCTTCATAACGATCGTCAAACCCTTTACGCTCAGCCTCAACCAGCTGCGTAACAGTTCCACTTACGTCGAACCCAGTGCCAACACCGGGAGAAGATAAAGAAGCCATAGTTCACCTCGCTTGTTAAATACTCGTATCTAAAAACTTACCTGTAGCATTAGATAAGTTATTAACTACGCGTAATACTTCTTCAGATGGTATCTGGCGAATTAGTTCACCTGAATTTTTATCAACAACCTTAATAATGTCTCTGCCAGATTCTTCATCAACAACAAAATTAAGAGATTTATTTAAACTACCCACAAACTCCTGCAATTGTTGAGCCACAACTTCTAACTTTTCAGGTTCAATCAATGATTTATCAGTAGATTGACTCTGGCTAACGTCTTGTTGTTTCGCTGACTTAATATCACTTACCTTATTAGCTTTATCAGCTTCTTGAGCACTGACCGAAGTCTTAGCTTGTGAAGCATCCTTTGAGCTATTAAGGTCTGTTGATAACTCCCTATTTTCATTAAATTTTAAAGTGTCTATGTTCATAACGCCTCCGACAATTTAAACGGCAAAAGGGACCTACAAAGAGTCCCTTTAATTGCCAATTGTTTTTTCGCTTTCCTTGTTAACCAAGCAAACTTAATGCTGCTTGTGGTAACTGGTTGGCCTGTGCCAAGATTGACGTACTTGCCTGAGTAAGAATCTGCGACTTAGTAAGTTTAGCAGTTTCCGCAGCAAAGTCAGTGTCACGAATTCGGCCACGTGATGCTGTTGCGTTCTCAACTACGTTCTCTAAGTTAGAGATTGTAGATGATAAACGGTTCTGTACCGCACCTAGACCAGCACGTTGACTGTCAATGTACTTCAATGCGCCATCGATAACATCGATTGCTTTTTGTGCACCTTGAGCTGTACCGATATCAATTTCATCTAGACCATCTTTGTTAGAAATTGAAGATAGCGCTTCATGTGTACCTTGCATAATACCCGCACAATCGAACGCTGATTGCAATGTAACTTTAAATGCTTCGTTCGCTTTCATGTTTACAGAGCCACCAAACTCGGCATATATAGCTGCCGTGTCAGACATTGCAGATTCAACTTTACCTGTAAGTAAGAAGCCATCTGAAACTACGTTATCACGCTTAGTTACATCACCTTCGTAGTTATACGTGTTAGCACGGATAACTGCTTGCGATGTATTTTGACCTGATACCTGTAGGTTTTCGATACGGATGTTATCACCGTTTTCATTAACCATTACAAGTCGGCCGTCACCTGTTACAGATGCTGCAATACCAGTTTCACTCGCCACTTGGTTAATCGCGTTAACCGCTGCACTTAACTCTTCTGTGTTCGTTAATGTAAATGATACTTTCGATGCCGGAATATCACTTTGTGCGTCATTTTGACCACGTAATTCAAACGAGAACGTTAATTCTGTTACTGGTGAAGTTGTCGAGTTAGAATCTATGAATACACCCACATCATTGGTAATTTCATCAGTACCACCTTTATAGAAGTCTAATGAAATTGTTGTACGCGCATCTGCTCTGACACCAGTTTGCGAAGCAACATTATTAATTGAGTCTGCAACACTTGCTGCGCTACCATCTCGGTTTTCCAGCGTAGTAATTGATTTACCTAACTCACCTTCAACTTCAATATTCAGCGTATTATCGCTATTAGCCCCTAGTGCCATACCTAATGCACCAATATGCACATCAGTAATTTCAGAGTCAGACATCGCACTCACGATTGACATACCACCAAGACCAATAGCAGCACCTATACCAAACTCCGACGCACTTTCAGCACCAAATGAAATATCTAAGCTTGTGTCGTTAAAGTTAACTTGTCTTGAGCTCACATCAAAGCTAGAGTCAAGCTGAACAAGCTCGTACGAGTTTGATCCCATATCAGTTGTTTTAAATGAGCCAACACTCACATTAATTGTTTCATAGGCATTCGCGCCCACTTGGAAACTTTCCGTACCAAATGAACCATCTAATAGCTTTCTATCACCAAAAGTTGTTGCATTAGCAATACGGTCAAGCTCATTTTTAAGTTGCACAACTTCTTCTTGTAGTGCTTCACGGTCACTGTTTGAGTATGTACCGTTGGCAGCCTGTACCGAAAGGTCACGCATACGTTGTAAGATATTTGTACTTTCTTGTAGTGCACCCTCAGCGGTTTGTGCCATTGAAATACCATCATTTGCATTTCGTGCAGCTACATTTAAGCCGTTAATTTGTGATGTTAATCGGCTTGAAATTTGAAGACCCGCAGCATCATCTTTCGCACTATTGATACGTAAGCCAGATGACAAACGTTCCATCGATGTTGTTTGCGAGTTATGCGCTTTACTCAAGTTACGTTGAGCGTTTAGCGATGTAGGATTCGATTTTACTGTAATAGCCATAATGACTCACCTCTCGTAGAAATAATTTTCTTACACTAATTCGTTAATGATTATTTAACGGCAGTTTTTTAACCAACTTTAGAAAAAATTTTAAGAATTTACTTTTTTCTAAAGTTTATGCGGTTAAAAAACAACTTAACCTTCAACTAAAACAAGCCACTATGGCTTTACACGACAAATTAAAAAATGATGCATTTTTCAGTTCTAATCCAACATTTAATTTTATTTGCTACAAGAGTTATAACGGCGCTTAATCGATAAACTTGAATAAAAAATTCAAAAAAGAGAAAAGGAAATAGAAAGGGAGTCAAAAACAAATTTGCAGATGGTATTCAATACGAGGTAAGCAAAAATGTGGAGTGTTAATTAATGTAAGAGCTATATTCTTCTAGTGCTCGTAACGCGTACCCTTTATAAAGCGGTACCCCCATAAATGAAATGAGGGTGCCAAAGGAGATAAAATAAACGAAAGCGACGTTTTAGCCACCAAGAAGCGAAAGTGCTGCTTGTGGTAATTGGTTAGCTTGCGCCAATACTGACGTACCCGCTTGTTGTAAAATTTGATTTTTAGTTAAACGTGCTGTTTCTAACGCAAAGTCTGTATCACGAATACGACTTCTTGACGCTGACGCATTCTCAACGACATTTTCTAAGTTAGAAATTGTTGATGATAGACGGTTTTGCACTGCACCTAAGCCTGCTCGTTGGCTATCAATATAGTCTATCGCGCCATCAATGACGTCAATTGCTTTTTGAGCACCTAGTGCAGTACCAATATCGATTTCATCAATCGTGTTTTGTCTTGATAACTGACTTAGATTTTCATGAGTACCTTGCAGTAACCCTGCCGAATCATAAGCAGACTGCAAAGCAACTTTAAAGCCGTCCGTTGACTTCATATTTACTGTGCCTACGAATTCAGCATAAATACCCGCAGTATCAGACATCGCCGATGCCACTTTACCAGACAACAAGAAACCATCTGAAATTACACTACCACGGTCTGTTACATCACCATCATAATCGTAAGTATTCGCACGTATGACTGCTTGTGAAGTATTTCGGCCTGATACTTGCAAGTTTTCAATACGTATATTGTCGCCCTGCTCACTGATCATCACAACACGACCATCGCCTGTCATTGTTGCTGATATACCAGTTTCACTTGCTACTTGGTTTATCGCATTTACCGCAGCACTTAATTCTTCAGTATTTGTAAGGGTAAATGATACTTTTGATGCAGGTACACCACCTTGTGCGTCATTATTTCCACGTAACTCAAATGAGAATGTTAATTCTGTCACAGGTGACGTTGTCGAATCTGAATCGATAAATACACCTACATCATTTAGTGCTTCAGACGTACCACCTTTATAAAAATCTAAAGAAATAACGTTTCTCGCATCAGCTTTAACACCCGTTTGAGAGGTTGTCGCGTTAATTGTTTCTTCAACCTTAAAGGCACTACCATCCCTATTTTCTAGTGTGGTAATCGACTTACCTAGTTCGCCTTCAATTTCAATATTTAAAGTAGCATCACTATTTGCTGCTAATGGAATACCCAACGCACCAACGTGAATCTCTGAAATTGCGGTATCTGACAAAGCGCTTGTAATCGCCATACGCCCAAGCCCAATTGCAACACTGGAGTCAAATTCGCTATGCGACTGAGTACCAACAGATATATTTAAACTAGTGTCATTGTAATCAACTTGGCGAGAAGAAAGGTTAAAGTTTGAGTCTAAGTCCATTAACTCATAACTTTCATTACCTATCGCATCTGTCTGGAATGAACCCACACTCACATTAATCGTCTCAAACGCATTCGCACCGACTTGGAAAGATTCGGTGCCGAATGTACCGTCCAACAATTTACGATCACCAAACGTCGTGGTCGTTGCAATTCGGTCTAGTTCATTTTGAAGTTGAACGATTTCTTCTTGAAGTGCATTACGGTCAGCGTCTGAATATGTACCATTCGCCGCTTGTACCGCAAGGTCACGCATACGTTGCAAAATATTGGTACTTTCTTGAAGTGCACCTTCTGCCGTTTGTGCCATCGATATACCGTCGTTTGCATTTCTAACCGCTACGTTCAAACCGTTGATTTGTGACGTTAGCTTATTAGATATTTGCATACCCGCAGCATCATCTTTTGCGCTGTTAATGCGTAAACCCGATGAAAGTCGTTCCATCGATGTTGTTAAGCTTTCTGTAGAACCATTCAAATTCCGCTGCGCGTTTAAGGACGCCACATTGGTATTAATGAACATACCCATAATTTATCTCCTCAATGACAAAATCATGTCGCTGTATATTTTATCTCAGTACACTTAATGCACAATTTATGCCAAGTGATTTAAATAAAGTCGAATAATGATAAGTTTTGTATTTTCGCAAATGACTGCTGCGCGGCTTGTAAACCCGTTCGAGAAAGCTCCATATTCTTTATGGCTTCGTAGATATCTATCTCTTCTAATTCCGCAAGCGTCTCTTTCACATTTTCTTGAAAGCGTTGAATAGCTTGGTCTTCGTTAGCAATAGCATTGAGCCGCGCCCCTACATCTGAACGCACATTGTCGATGTTCGTCATGCCGTTTTTAAGATCGCCTATCAGGCTGCCGATAAGGTCATTTCTACGCGTATTTTCAGGCCTATCAAGACGGAGCGTATCGCCAACAATCTCCACTCCTGTAACTCTGATCTCAATACCGTTAAACCTTAAATCAGTGCCTAGCGGATCATAAGGCTGACTGGTAGCAGGTGGAGCTGGTAAGTGTGTTTTAATCACCGTGGCAGGAATCGTAGAACGATCCACTTCATCAATTTGAATCTCACCCGGTGCAGGAAAAGATATTTCAAAATCTGCAAGATTATGATCATCAGGCGACACTATGTTGCCACCTGTGACATTTATTGCCGAACCTACATTTGCCTGTGCAGTGTAGTTAGTGCCACTGACTGACAAAGCATCAACTG
This is a stretch of genomic DNA from Flocculibacter collagenilyticus. It encodes these proteins:
- the fliD gene encoding flagellar filament capping protein FliD — its product is MASLSSPGVGTGFDVSGTVTQLVEAERKGFDDRYEASQVKFTEQISGIGKLKSATSDLEANLFDLKLSTTFSKRKVTSDSTNFTATAGSAALPADYDVRVDRIAKSQKITTQAFDPSVAFGKGDITIGYANGDNVTLSISDTDTLAEIQSKINEASETAKLGITATMVTGDNGTHLVFNSEKFGDDSVMQIVIADDDGLNHDGAGLSRLGFSSTQTTVQTGFTAGETMNSNGQITLNVGSDSAAIAVTATDTIEDMRDKINASGLDVTASLEDDGVGGFKLVLDTGKAYGDHQISMTIDTDDDGDITDGNGLSRLAHDYSPTNYSENQAASNAQITINGGIAVTSSSNVFADAIKGVEIVATKVHDAGESDAIKVELDEETIKEKLVEFVEKFNGVVDVVNELTVSTGQVDSAGPLVGDSTLRTMMSHFRNRLSESVEVAPQQFLSLSMLGIETQKDGSLKLDQEKLDNQISANFDKFGELFAGENGLGKSLHSIVNDYETTEGILDTKTDSINNSIKRLDEEKTSFDQKMIKYEQRLLQQFSSMDLLVAQLNSTGDYLKAQLDALAGVSSKK
- a CDS encoding flagellar protein FlaG, whose translation is MNIDTLKFNENRELSTDLNSSKDASQAKTSVSAQEADKANKVSDIKSAKQQDVSQSQSTDKSLIEPEKLEVVAQQLQEFVGSLNKSLNFVVDEESGRDIIKVVDKNSGELIRQIPSEEVLRVVNNLSNATGKFLDTSI
- a CDS encoding flagellin N-terminal helical domain-containing protein, whose translation is MAITVKSNPTSLNAQRNLSKAHNSQTTSMERLSSGLRINSAKDDAAGLQISSRLTSQINGLNVAARNANDGISMAQTAEGALQESTNILQRMRDLSVQAANGTYSNSDREALQEEVVQLKNELDRIANATTFGDRKLLDGSFGTESFQVGANAYETINVSVGSFKTTDMGSNSYELVQLDSSFDVSSRQVNFNDTSLDISFGAESASEFGIGAAIGLGGMSIVSAMSDSEITDVHIGALGMALGANSDNTLNIEVEGELGKSITTLENRDGSAASVADSINNVASQTGVRADARTTISLDFYKGGTDEITNDVGVFIDSNSTTSPVTELTFSFELRGQNDAQSDIPASKVSFTLTNTEELSAAVNAINQVASETGIAASVTGDGRLVMVNENGDNIRIENLQVSGQNTSQAVIRANTYNYEGDVTKRDNVVSDGFLLTGKVESAMSDTAAIYAEFGGSVNMKANEAFKVTLQSAFDCAGIMQGTHEALSSISNKDGLDEIDIGTAQGAQKAIDVIDGALKYIDSQRAGLGAVQNRLSSTISNLENVVENATASRGRIRDTDFAAETAKLTKSQILTQASTSILAQANQLPQAALSLLG
- a CDS encoding flagellin; the protein is MGMFINTNVASLNAQRNLNGSTESLTTSMERLSSGLRINSAKDDAAGMQISNKLTSQINGLNVAVRNANDGISMAQTAEGALQESTNILQRMRDLAVQAANGTYSDADRNALQEEIVQLQNELDRIATTTTFGDRKLLDGTFGTESFQVGANAFETINVSVGSFQTDAIGNESYELMDLDSNFNLSSRQVDYNDTSLNISVGTQSHSEFDSSVAIGLGRMAITSALSDTAISEIHVGALGIPLAANSDATLNIEIEGELGKSITTLENRDGSAFKVEETINATTSQTGVKADARNVISLDFYKGGTSEALNDVGVFIDSDSTTSPVTELTFSFELRGNNDAQGGVPASKVSFTLTNTEELSAAVNAINQVASETGISATMTGDGRVVMISEQGDNIRIENLQVSGRNTSQAVIRANTYDYDGDVTDRGSVISDGFLLSGKVASAMSDTAGIYAEFVGTVNMKSTDGFKVALQSAYDSAGLLQGTHENLSQLSRQNTIDEIDIGTALGAQKAIDVIDGAIDYIDSQRAGLGAVQNRLSSTISNLENVVENASASRSRIRDTDFALETARLTKNQILQQAGTSVLAQANQLPQAALSLLGG